One region of Oreochromis aureus strain Israel breed Guangdong linkage group 19, ZZ_aureus, whole genome shotgun sequence genomic DNA includes:
- the plekhh1 gene encoding pleckstrin homology domain-containing family H member 1: MADVLESSGAGAAGAASVDWQKRCITLEMQLLRFRLQAGKIRELLAEKMQELEQRVTEADQRAEHAEKQIHVMEEKLKSANIQTNESESSLYRKYQELTNQVQEKDAVIKRLEMQLEKQILVRAQEAKVIEEKAAKIKDWVTFKLREMEQENQQLKMANLKQTEQIMLLQDKLQTLLEKPTSSASPATSPVMDTHLVPNSPLFPPSCPGTPPAQDDSWRQTGSRGASSNIKTPPADVKRTPEQVSKGICLGDLTHDVLSQSRSREGPNTSVSISAPELTEGQGGSSDRDNSSDELNSKFRSQCLHSSSSSSSSSSAYEMAHGSSSPESSFIIAPNSVLLSRSPSTSNPFPKPHQPLGNQSGTSMTLPKVRTPLTPRDSIQLVKKHYSQPQPSLDKLHHLNVNIDIMTPSSTSSTLKSAGTTSSPFSQVVEETDIDDGLPDSMDGVVEGPASDELSRDGVSFVGLAEELDRLDPEVLKPPTPPLHRFPSWESRIYAVAKSGMRVSEASLGGRSPGRGSNLPQYPAAGPFTQLIYKNISVPVYTTLKGKATQISSVPLPDDESGSEDDSSSLASVRTSILSPDRKGSVPGSPRAVKRGVSMSSISSESDYAIPPDAYSLDSDYSEPEHKVQRTSSYSCESTGPEMLEKSGYLLKMGSQVKAWKRRWFILRNGEILYYKSPSDVIRKPQGQIELNSSCCIVRGEGAQTFQLITEKKTFYLTADSPNILEEWIRVLQNILKVQASSPLTVETTAKPSVRGWLTKVKHGHSKLVWCSLVGKVFYYYRNQEDKLPLGQLQMREASVQEVDRSCDSDEDYEAGSRGFLSSHYTLVVQPRDQSPTYLLIGTKQEKDTWLYHLTVAAGSNAAFKVGTEYEQLIGKLLDADGEPESVLWKSEALSFCKEGLRSPLTTLPSEALQTEALKLFKSCQLFINVLVESPSIDYHTSLAQNALQVCLNHPELQNEIYCQLIKQTNCRTPHNYSLTQCWQLLSLCVALFLPQQHFLWYLRQYLQRNANPRSEVGKYAVYCQRSLERTLQNGEREAKPSRMEIVSILLRNPYHHSLPFSIPVHFMNNTYQVVGFDGSTTVEEFLNTLNQRISMRKPQLTGFALFTDDPSGKDLEHCLQPSAKICDVISKWEQALKELHPGKNEGTRIVRLTYKNRLYFRSQVKGEMERERLLLAYQVNDEVQQGHFPVNKELALEVAALLAQVEHGDLDRPGASSPSGSSQPKSQIILLQALERFYPKRYKQDCSSEQLKDLTERLATKWSMLRGCSASECVRIYLTVARKWPLFGAKLFSAKPVPPSPIEQSQVWLAVNEDGLCVLDYTMHTLVTYSYQSVITFGGCRDDFMVVTSQQREAGAGKKSVEKLVFAMPKPKILELTLLMASYINHWNPSLPSASHQPLSHWDADSRHFPTMNYTTKGPTLL; this comes from the exons ATGCAGGAGCTGGAGCAGAGAGTGACCGAGGCTGACCAGCGGGCTGAACATGCTGAAAAACAG ATCCATGTCATGGAAGAGAAACTGAAGTCTGCAAACATACAAACCAATGAATCCGAGAGCTCGCTGTACAGAAAGTATCAAGAGCTGACCAATCAGGTTCAAGAGAAAGATGCTGTAATAAAGAGATTAGAGATGCAGCTGGAAAAACAG ATCTTAGTCAGAGCCCAGGAGGCAAAAGTCATTGAGGAGAAGGCTGCCAAGATTAAAGACTGGGTCACCTTTAAGCTAAGAGAG ATGGAGCAAGAAAACCAGCAGCTGAAAATGGCGAACCTGAAGCAGACAGAACAGATAATGTTGCTGCAAGACAAACTGCAAA CCCTCTTAGAGAAACCTACATCCTCTGCATCCCCGGCCACTTCCCCGGTAATGGATACACACCTGGTGCCCAACAGCCCCCTGTTTCCTCCCAGCTGCCCTGGCACACCACCTGCCCAAGATGACAGCTGGAGACAGACAGGTTCCCGTGGGGCCAGCTCAAACATCAAGACCCCACCAGCAG ATGTGAAAAGGACTCCTGAACAAGTCAGTAAAGGGATTTGCCTCGGAGACCTCACTCATGATGTTCTCTCTCAGAGTCGGAGCAGGGAGGGCCCCAACACTTCTGTTTCCATCAGTGCACCAGAGCTTACAGAGGGCCAGGGAGGGTCCTCTGACAGAGACAACTCATCTGATGAGCTCAATAGCAAGTTTCGCTCTCAGTGCCTTCATTCgtcttcatcctcttcatcttcatcctcgGCCTATGAGATGGCACATGGATCAAGTTCTCCAGAGTCGTCTTTTATAATAGCACCCAACAGTGTGCTGCTGTCTCGTTCCCCCTCCACCAGCAATCCCTTTCCCAAACCTCACCAACCTCTGGGTAACCAGTCAGGCACCAGCATGACGCTACCTAAGGTACGGActcccctcacccccagagACAGCATCCAGCTGGTCAAGAAGCACTACAGCCAGCCTCAGCCCAGCCTGGACAAACTCCACCACCTCAATGTTAACATAGACATTATGACACCTTCTTCCACATCCTCCACTCTTAAGAGCGCAGGCACCACTTCTTCACCTTTCTCTCAGGTTGTGGAAGAGACAGACATTGATGATGGGCTCCCAGACAGCATGGATGGAGTAGTGGAGGGCCCAGCGTCAGATGAGCTGTCCCGGGATGGGGTTTCATTTGTGGGGCTTGCAGAAGAGTTAGACCGATTAGATCCGGAAGTTCTCAAACCGCCAACACCGCCTTTACATCGATTCCCTTCGTGG GAGAGTCGGATCTATGCTGTGGCTAAGTCAGGAATGAGAGTGTCAGAGGCCAGTCTTGGAGGCAGGAGCCCTGGACGAG GATCCAACTTACCCCAGTATCCAGCAGCAGGCCCGTTCACCCAGCTGATCTATAAGAATATCAGCGTACCAGTATACACCACACTGAAAGGG AAAGCCACTCAGATCAGCAGTGTGCCTCTGCCAGATGATGAATCTGGGTCGGAGGACGATAGCAGCTCTCTGGCCAGCGTGCGGACCTCCATTCTGAGCCCTGATAGGAAGGGAAGCGTCCCTGGCAGCCCGAGAGCTGTCAAGAGAG GTGTGTCCATGTCCTCCATCAGTTCAGAGAGTGATTATGCCATTCCTCCTGATGCCTACTCCCTAGACAGTGACTACTCTGAACCAGAGCATAAAGTCCAGCGGACCTCATCCTACTCTTGTGAGAGCACTGGGCCT GAGATGCTGGAGAAGTCTGGATATCTGCTGAAGATGGGCAGTCAGGTGAAAGCCTGGAAGCGCCGCTGGTTCATCCTGAGGAATGGAGAGATCCTGTACTACAAATCTCCT agtgATGTGATCAGGAAACCTCAGGGTCAGATTGAGCTAAACTCTTCCTGCTGCATAGTACGTGGAGAAGGAGCGCAGACATTTCAA CTGATTACAGAGAAGAAGACCTTCTATCTGACCGCGGATTCACCCAACATCCTGGAGGAGTGGATCAGGGTTCTGCAGAATATACTCAAAGTCCAGGCCAGTAGCCCGCTTACCGTGGAGACGACTGCAAAGCCCTCTGTGAGAGGTTGGCTTACGAAG GTCAAACATGGCCACTCAAAACTAGTGTGGTGTTCTTTGGTTGGAAAAGTTTTCTACTATTATCGCAACCAGGAGGACAAG cttCCTCTGGGTCAGCTGCAAATGCGGGAGGCATCAGTTCAGGAAGTAGATCGCTCCTGCGATTCAGACGAGGACTATGAGGCAGGTTCTCGAGGTTTTCTCTCCTCGCACTACACCTTAGTGGTCCAACCGAGAGACCAGAGTCCTACATATCTGCTCATTGGAACCAAACAGGAGAAG GATACATGGTTGTATCACCTGACTGTAGCAGCTGGTAGCAATGCAGCCTTCAAAGTAGGCACAGAGTATGAGCAGCTCATTGGTAAACTGCTTGATGCAGATGGAGAGCCAG AGTCTGTGTTATGGAAGAGCGAGGCCTTGAGCTTCTGTAAGGAGGGTCTGCGCTCGCCTCTCACCACGCTGCCCTCTGAAGCTCTGCAGACAGAGGCTCTCAAGCTTTTCAAG TCCTGTCAGCTCTTCATCAATGTGCTAGTTGAGTCTCCATCTATTGATTACCACACCTCGCTGGCCCAGAATGCTTTGCAAGTGTGCCTGAACCACCCGGAGCTGCAGAATGAAATTTACTGTCAGCTCATCAAACAGACAAACTGTCGGACGCCACACAACTACTCTCTCACACAG TGCTGGcagctgttgtctttgtgtgtggCTCTGTTCCTCCCTCAGCAACATTTTCTGTGGTACCTGAGACAGTATCTGCAACGCAATGCTAACCCAAG GAGTGAGGTGGGGAAATATGCAGTGTATTGTCAGAGATCTTTGGAGCGAACTCTGCAGAATGGAGAGCGGGAGGCCAAACCTTCACGTATGGAGATAGTTTCCATCCTGCTGCGGAACCCCTACCACCATTCACTACCTTTCAGCATCCCAGTTCATTTCATGAACAACACCTACCAG GTAGTGGGATTCGATGGGTCCACTACAGTGGAGGAGTTCCTCAACACGCTGAACCAGAGGATTAGCATGAGGAAACCACAGCTGACTGGATTCGCCCTCTTCACTGATGATCCATCTGGCAAAGACCTGGAGCACTGCCTGCAGCCATCTGCCAAG ATCTGTGATGTTATTTCCAAATGGGAACAGGCTCTAAAGGAGCTGCATCCTGGGAAAAATGAAGGGACACGGATTGTCCGACTAACATACAAGAACAG GCTGTATTTCAGATCTCAGGTAAAGGGAGAAATGGAGCGAGAGCGCCTCCTGCTGGCATACCAGGTGAATGATGAAGTTCAGCAAGGCCATTTTCCTGTGAACAAAGAGCTGGCTCTTGAAGTGGCTGCCCTCTTGGCCCAG GTTGAACATGGTGATTTGGACAGACCAGGTGCCTCCTCTCCCTCTGGCTCTTCTCAGCCTAAATCTCAAATAATTCTCCTTCAAGCCTTAGAACGCTTCTACCCCAAACGCTACAAACAGGACTGCAGCTCAGAGCAGCTCAa AGACCTTACCGAGCGTCTCGCCACTAAGTGGTCAATGCTGCGTGGGTGCAGTGCATCCGAGTGTGTAAGAATATACCTAACTGTGGCTCGGAAATGGCCTTTGTTTGGAGCCAAGCTCTTCAGTGCcaag CCTGTACCCCCCTCTCCTATTGAGCAGAGCCAGGTGTGGCTGGCAGTCAATGAGGATGGATTGTGTGTGCTGGACTACACAATG CACACTCTGGTCACATACTCCTACCAGTCTGTGATTACCTTTGGTGGTTGTCGTGATGATTTCATGGTGGTCACAAGCCAACAGAGGGAGGCTGGAGCCGGCAAGAAGAGCGTGGAGAAGCTGGTCTTTGCAATGCCTAAACCTAAG ATACTGGAGCTGACTCTGCTCATGGCCAGCTACATTAACCACTGGAACCCCAGCCTCCCGTCTGCCTCTCACCAGCCCCTCAGCCACTGGGATGCAGACAGCAGGCACTTCCCAACCATGAACTACACCACCAAGGGCCCCACGCTACTGTGA